In the Cydia fagiglandana chromosome 5, ilCydFagi1.1, whole genome shotgun sequence genome, one interval contains:
- the LOC134664702 gene encoding uncharacterized protein LOC134664702 yields the protein MASCGGCFTTITDGRCLKCRNCQKLYDLICANVSEDLFNGMGPDQKYSWKCVECRSAEPKTDNSNTPVRVGNTTHGHANVNMCRGARTQVVMSPVEDEGNSSVMEVSYTDGNFHNTTPRDNGMDSTRVTDTQLLITELRLFREELRAMSQQIHALRATLASLTARIDGCDGRIDELCARVESLESRPRSNDSGANTSLAETVSQLRLELNDREQALLLNDIEISSVPESQGENAMHLVTTLGQKLGVELTEHDIVDATRVGHAPQLEEGVHGPAARPRPLVVRLARRAVRDRLLQAARVRRGVTTEGTGIPGRTCRFYVNERLTPHNRRLLYKARELKQQFSWRYVWTRDGKIFVRQQAGTSSPRYRIRTEVDLERVFGR from the coding sequence ATGGCAAGCTGTGGAGGATGTTTCACTACAATAACCGACGGGAGATGTTTGAAATGCCGCAACTGCCAAAAACTGTACGACCTTATTTGTGCGAATGTCTCGGAAGACTTATTTAACGGCATGGGACCGGACCAGAAATACTCTTGGAAGTGTGTGGAGTGCAGAAGTGCGGAGCCCAAGACGGACAACTCAAACACGCCCGTACGCGTTGGTAATACGACACACGGACACGCTAATGTCAATATGTGCAGGGGTGCGCGGACTCAGGTCGTCATGAGCCCCGTGGAGGACGAGGGCAACAGTTCCGTCATGGAGGTGTCGTACACTGACGGCAACTTTCACAACACCACCCCGCGCGACAACGGGATGGACTCGACCCGCGTCACCGACACGCAGCTACTGATCACCGAGCTCCGGCTCTTCCGCGAGGAGTTACGCGCCATGAGCCAGCAGATACACGCTCTTCGCGCGACCCTGGCGAGCCTGACAGCTAGGATCGATGGCTGCGATGGGCGCATCGACGAGCTTTGTGCCCGTGTTGAGTCGCTGGAGAGCAGGCCGCGGTCGAATGATAGCGGCGCCAACACATCTCTCGCCGAAACTGTGTCGCAGCTTAGGTTAGAGCTCAACGACCGCGAGCAGGCGTTGTTACTAAATGACATCGAAATATCAAGTGTGCCAGAGAGTCAGGGCGAAAATGCGATGCATTTGGTGACAACCCTGGGCCAAAAGTTAGGGGTTGAACTCACCGAGCACGACATCGTCGACGCTACGCGTGTGGGGCACGCGCCTCAGCTTGAGGAGGGTGTCCACGGGCCGGCAGCGCGACCGCGGCCCCTCGTCGTGCGCCTGGCGCGCCGCGCCGTCAGGGACCGCCTGCTCCAGGCTGCGCGGGTGCGTCGCGGTGTCACCACGGAAGGCACTGGCATCCCTGGGCGAACGTGCAGATTTTATGTCAACGAGCGGTTGACGCCCCACAACCGACGACTCCTATACAAGGCGCGGGAGCTGAAGCAGCAGTTCTCCTGGCGGTATGTCTGGACCCGCGACGGTAAAATCTTCGTACGGCAACAGGCTGGGACGAGTTCGCCCCGATACCGCATACGCACTGAAGTAGACTTGGAGCGTGTTTTTGGTCGATGA